In Leuconostoc kimchii IMSNU 11154, one genomic interval encodes:
- a CDS encoding NAD(P)H-binding protein encodes MKIAVIGATGNAGSAITIEAVKRGHQVTAFVRKTVEIKDVNIVVKDVFDLTTDDIKGFDVVVNTFANHQKPELILDAATHLIHLLRGTKVRGVFMLGAASLENVTGNLLLEDLKSIPGSDEWINEPQHGFYELTFLRWIKDVDWVGFSPQSNFIVGEATKYELTHDKIVLDSEGNSHVTTGNMALAVLDELETPTIHQNRLSVTDAV; translated from the coding sequence ATGAAAATTGCAGTTATTGGTGCAACAGGAAATGCGGGTAGTGCGATTACGATTGAGGCAGTTAAGCGTGGTCATCAGGTGACTGCTTTTGTTCGCAAAACGGTTGAAATTAAAGATGTTAATATAGTAGTCAAAGATGTCTTTGATTTAACAACTGATGATATTAAAGGATTTGATGTTGTTGTTAATACATTTGCAAATCATCAAAAACCAGAATTGATTTTAGATGCTGCGACGCATCTCATTCATCTCTTACGTGGTACAAAGGTACGTGGTGTTTTCATGTTAGGAGCCGCTTCACTTGAAAATGTGACGGGTAACCTGCTACTTGAAGATTTAAAATCTATTCCAGGTAGTGATGAATGGATTAATGAGCCACAGCATGGTTTTTATGAACTGACATTTTTGCGTTGGATAAAGGATGTGGACTGGGTTGGTTTTTCACCGCAAAGTAACTTTATCGTTGGCGAAGCCACGAAGTATGAACTGACCCATGATAAAATTGTACTGGATAGTGAAGGTAACTCCCATGTGACGACAGGTAACATGGCGTTGGCTGTGCTTGACGAACTTGAAACACCAACAATACATCAAAACCGTTTATCGG